The DNA window TTGCAAATCAAATGCAGGAAAGCCAAGTCTGACACCAAAGTCCCCTTTTCTTAGAGCACGCTTCCCAAAAGAGGGGTGTGCCCTTGAAAGTCTGTGGCAAAGGAGAGGTGTTATTTGGGGGAAGTtagttttccacagaaaaaaaatcagggtgaAACGGAAATGGGCAATCACCTGGGTTTAGTTTAATTTACACTTTTAGTGTGAACCATTTGTACTGAAGGTCTCCCTCTTCAAATACATCCCCACATTCCCATGGCAACAAGAGGGTTTTTGAAGGTTTCCCCATCCTCTTCTCTGAAAGCCAGGCAGTTCAGAGCTGAAGGAGAGCAGGAATGTCCCAGGCAGCCCAGGGAGGTCCTGATACAGAGCTGCTCCCTGTGAGGGTCAGAAACCACGTGAAATCCAGAGACATGGGGCTTGGTGCTCACTGCAGGGCCTCACCAGACACAGAGACTTCACCTAAAGGGGTGAACTTGATGGTTGAACGTAGTGTGAGCTGCAGACCTGGAAGACTTAAgccactttttctttctcctattgATTCCTTCAAGCACGTCGGATTACCTGCTGGCTGTTGTACCCTTTCCCAGCAGAAACACGCAGCTCAGCCTTGCATGGTGGCTTTCCAAGCTGGCAGCGGCTGTGAGATTCAAAGGGCCTCTTTAATGTATTTACAGGCATGTTTACCTGCTCCCGCTGCTCATTTATTGAAGCAGGTTTCCAGCAGACAGCTGTAGCATGCATCCTTCCAAGCATCAACTGCAGAAACTCACGGCTCGctgcatggggaggggggagacagGGACTGGGCAGCATGTGGGGGGCATGAGCCTTCCTCCATCTGCTCAGGAGCACATCTCGGGGGGCAATCTCAGCTGAGACTTGCTTTTAGTGGAGCATGTTTGCCCCGGGATGCCTCTCTTCAAGGCGGTTTTTTGTTAGGCAGCCAGGTTGCTCTGCTCTCACCCAGGCTGTTTGTTCAGGTGCCACTCAACTTGCAcaatgttttccaaaagaaattaagcagcaatatttttttgGACTGCCTGGTGATAGCTGTGTGTGGGTGTAGTTCAGATGCCTCCACCTTTCCTGCCAGGAAACAGTAACCTGGAAAGCATTCGGGAACCTGAAATAGCAAAATCTCCTGTCATCATGGAAATGAGCTGCTCAGAGGAGCTCTGCCGGGATGTCCAGGATCCCAGGGGATGCCTGAGGAGGGAACAGAGCCTGAACCAAAAACTTGGGAAAGAATAGCGGTGTGGGGTGAGTTAGTTCCCGCAGAGCAGGGTCACATTTTAGTGGACTCTATGACATCCCAGTCCTGGCTAGTGGGGGAGCTCCTGGGGCAGGCAAGCTGGCTTTGGGACACCGGCCGACTCCTCCTGAAGGTGTTGATGGAGCATCGCAGGGAGCCCAGCCGCTTCCAGAGCCTCAGCTGGGGCTCGCTGGCATCCACCGGGTGATGGGGCATGTACTCCTGGGGCCCGGACCCGGACTGTTCCAGCGCCACTGGCTTGCACAGGGTGACAAAGATGAGGAAGGTCGCCAGGAGGACGAAGATACAGATGAGCGCAACGATGATGGGCAGTGGGTCTGCCTTCTCAGGGGAtgcagggctgggcaggacaAGCTCAGTGGTTGAAACTAGAAGCCCAAGGagaggtggggtgggagaggtCCCATTGCCAGTGTCCTCTGTGCTCATCTTCCCTGCAGTGCATAAGGTGACATAGAGAAGCAACACAGGTGATTACCACCTAGAAGCTGGACAGACAGCCACCCTCTGTCCAACCTGATGGATTTTTGTCTTGCCTTTATGTGCAAGGTCCTCCTGACCATGTTTTCTCTGACACAGAGGGACAGGAGGAGTCTGTCTGCTTTGCCAGCAGGCAAAGCACAGAGGTGGGATTTCTACATGCAAAATACTGTCCTGAACGGAAGTGGAAAACCATCTGGCAGAGAAATCTAGCACAGGTAGTACTACGTACATGTAGTACCACAGCCCCGGTGATGACACCTGTAGGGAACATGAACGCACATTACATGAAGCTTTTCTGGAAGCGATAAATAACCGCACGCTAGAGAAGGTCCAAAATCTTCCCCCCAAGCTGCTGGAGTTTGGTTCTTCTCTATTCCCCAGAAATGTGGGCTTGTTGAGTTGACtgtcatttggggttttttgattattCCCTCTCCACCAAAGAAAATAGTTGGTTGAGCCTGACCCGGATAAGTCCCTATCAAGCTGCAGTATTGCACTagcattgccttttttttttcaggggtgAAGTGTAACGCCCTCACCCTGCTTGTGCCGAGAATCTTCTTGTGTTAGATGTTTTGCTGACCTGGTTTCAGGTTCAGACACGTCATGGGTTTCTCAGCCAGTTCTGCAGTGATGCAAACCAACTTCCCAAAGCCTCATCAGGAAGAGCTCTTACCGAACACCTGATGGCAACtggcctctcctctccccaccagATCGGATTGGCCCCAGCTCGCATCCCCAGAGCAGTTTGCACCCATTGTTTTGTTTCCGTGCACCCTTCTGCGTCCATTCTTGGTCCTGGATGGGCTGTGCCTGAGGCAGGCATCTCCCCAGCTCAGAGATGAAGGCTGGGGAAATAAATATTGCTGTGCCAACCCTCTGCAATGCGACAGCTTGGCTTGGCCCTTGATGCTCTAGTCTGTATGCTGGAGGTAAAGCTGTATTACTCTGACTTTCCTACAGAGATGTGGGATTTAGAAGAGTGATGGAGAGCTGTTAGACTGGTCCATGGCCGGGCAGTCTTCTGGCAGCTACAGATTTGGATTGAGCCAATTTAAAATTAAGAGTTTAAGTGGAGGgggaaggcagggctgcagggactGCCAAGGTCTCTGGGTCTGTTCTTGCAGCCACCATCCCAAAGCCACACAGGTTTGTGTAGGCAGCAGCCAGACATTCACTGGTAAAGCGttcaaaaaaagggagaggagacaTCAATGAAATGTCTTTAATCATTAATTGGAAACTATGAAACGCCCCGGCAGAGATGAGGCCAGTGGAAAGCAAGATGCTGCGTCAGAAGAGACAAGCAACACTCACCCTCCAAATTACGCAGGAGGAAACAACCTTAAGCAAACACAGTGAGAGCTGCAAGGCCGAGCACCCAGAGGTTAAGGAGCCCTTGAACCTGGGCTGTCTGTGCCCCAGCCGCACCCTCTGTGTGCCTGTGCCTGTGCCTGCTTAGGTAGGTGAGCTCCCAGCTCCGGTTTGCTGGGACCCTGCCTCATCCTGAAGGGGGCAGATCACTCCTGCAGGATCTGTGCTTCTCCCCGTGCAGGCAATGAGCTGAGATACAGAGGGAATAAGGTCAGAGGTTTTCACTAGAGCTGGGTGCCTGGTTTGAGGCACTTGGGAGATGTGATTTATTTCTGGAATGCTTTGCATCGCCTGGGCTTGAGCATTCAAAGCTGTGATGCTGGCAGCCTCAAGGCAAGGTCAGCCTGGTCAGAGCTCAGAGGCTCTTGGGAGATGTGGCTGTTTCCATGGGTCAGAGACAGGTCTGTGCTAAGAAAATgggaaatgcaaaaaataaatggGTTGGCATCTGAGAGCACCTTTGGTGAATCCCCATGTGTATTGCAAGCAGGATCAGGGACCAGGACTCTCATCCCCTCCTCCAAAGTGATGTTTTCACTTCTTCACCCcaaaagcatttctttatcaTGCAGCCTCTCCTTGCCtggctcagccccttcccctccagtttgggagcagagcagcccctggcAGCTGCAGCCGGCCCAAGGACACCCCTGCTCCATGGGCAGGCTGCTCTTGTGCACTGCCCTGGGCCAGGGCCTGAAAACCAGCAGGCAAGGCTGCTGCTTACCGTGCACCTCAAGGTTGCCACGGCTACCTTAGTTCTGGCATTTACTAACCACACGTAGGTTGGCTTGGTGACCTTATATTGTTCATTAAGAGCGAGCCGGGAGGCGTGGGCAATTTCTTCAGGTTGTTTTTTGTTCCGTTGGTGGTGGCTgtagggtttttattttaaatccagcTGAGAGTGTCCCTTAGAAACCTGTCAGGAGgcaacacactgatgttttcccAGGATTTACCAGAcattctctcttctcctcttgcTTCCCATCCATCCTCTCCTCACACCCAGcttggctggcagagctgcaggttcAGGGAAGGTCCGGGCTGCTTCTCATCTGATTTCTTAAGTCCTTCCAGAAAAAGTGCAGCTAAAAATCTGGGAAATCTTTGTAGAGTACATGTGAGTGGTGACTTTTTTTTAGGGCCAATAAGTTTTCAACATATTAACATGGACAAAAGGGATTTCCTCCTCACATCCTGCTTGAGACAGAGCTACAGAAGTTTCAGCAGAATTTCAGCCAAAAGTCACAACAATTGGGGTCCTATCAGCAGAAAGGTGAGAGCATGGTAAGAGCAGCACTCTCCGTGGCCACAGCATGCACAGGGATGAGGACTTCCCTCCCATGGGGTGGGAGCTCAGTGCCTTTCCTGAAGCGTGGCAATGGGCCACTTGCCCACAGCATTTTATAGCCACCGGCCAAGCTGCTGCCTGCATCCTTGTTCATAGCGTCACCCCTTCCCAGCATTGctgtcccaccccagccccacattGTGCAATCCAGCTGGGTTAATAAcaggctgtgctgggtttgtatgtgtggtgggggttttggtattaggggagggagctacagtggtggccccctgtgagaacCTTCTCTAAggtcccctggctccaagttggacctgcctctgcgccaaggctgagccaattagcgatggtggctgcacctctgtgataacgtatttaagaaggggaacctgggaggaggagttggagttgtgagaagCTACAAGGAgaacacctatgcaaacactgacatcagtggaagaaaggaggaaggaggggaggtgtgccagtgcagagacccctctgcagcccgtggtgagagggcaggctgtgcccctgcacccatggaggtcaccagtggagcagagacccacctgcagctgtggaggaccccacaccggagcaggaGGCTGCGCTCGGaaaaggccaggactctgagggaagaagcccccgctgttgtatttcggcactgggaggactgcaacacatggtggggacccacactggagcagcacaGGAAGTGCTGCAGCCTGCGGGAAGGACTCACGTCGGAGAAAGTtggtggaggactgtctcccgtgagagggaccccatgctggagcaggggaggaatgcaaggagtcctccctaaggaggaaggagcgacGGGACTGACCGCATCCCCCCATgccctgccccctgtgctgcctgggggaaggaggtagagaaatcagaaggaaagctGAGCCCgagaagaagggaaggatggggggaaggtgtttttaagatggggtaatgcttctcactgttctactttgtcttttgcccatgactgtaatgggtgagccatccctccctgcccttatctcaatTCTCGAGcctgttgtattttctccttcccattcctgagggtaAAGGGCTGAGTGAGCACCTTTATGGcacctctgggctcaaaccatgacacaggcTTGCTGTGGAGCACCCAGCCTAGCAAACCTCCCCAGAATGGTCATCCCTGGCTGATCAGCTCTAACAAGAGACATTCCCACAAGCACTTGGGACCCAGCACTGGACATGAGGCAGCCGAGGAtcagagggaaagaagagaaattgcACAAAGCAAAATGCTCCCAAGGacagtggagaggaaaaagaaattactcttgTGCATGAGCAGAAGACAGTGAGCGTTATTCCGCCCCGCACTGGGCGCTGCCTGCCTGGCCTGGCACAGCTGCCTAGTTTGGCAGTTTTTCCATAtgctctccctcccttttctcaAACTCCTGCAAAGAAAAGACTGTCTTCAGGCACTGCTGTGCCTGTAATACAGCTCAGATGAAAAGCAGCTCTTTCCCCTCCCCGTCTTGCTTAGCGACAATTTTCTGGAGCTCCCCAGCTTTTTCCAAAGCACTAAGTCTTTCCACTTGCTTGCCGGAGGAGGTAATGCTGGAGGGTACCAAACACCCAGTTTACCAACCCGAAGAGCTGGGTACTGAAAGCAAAGGGCTCTGAGTGATGCTGTACCCCATCACCCTCACTGTTAACCAGCAGCGCTGCATCCGCAGGACTTTTTCCCTCTCCCATCACCGAGACAGACAAACCAACGCGACGGGAAAGGGAGGAGGGCTGCCTGACTTCAAACCCACCCCAAACATTGCATGTCCCCATCCCGTTTGCAGCCCTTTtcctgggaagcagctctgcagccagggaTGGCAGCACATCCCTGGTCTGACCCATTCGCCCCTCGGGGTTAGCATGAGTGGCCAGTGGTGGTGGGTTTGCCGCGGGGGCTTGGGCTCCCTACCTCTCCCTGGCCGGCCGAGCCTGGGCTTTGCCTCCCGCACGCCTGCCTTGCCGCTTCTCGAACTCActctggcagctgccagccccctccTGCCTTTTGGAGGGCAAGGGAGGGTGGGAGAGTGATGGCAGCGGGGCTGGCAACAGCCCCAGCATGCAAAGCCAACGGGCCCCCCGAGCCCCTCTTTGGCTTTGCCAGTGCAGCAGTGCCCCGGGGCTGTGTGCCTCTGGGGTGAGGGGTTGAGCCCCCCAGGCCATGTTTCCCCAGGGCTTTGCCCCTGCGGGAATGCTGAATGGTACAGTCGTGGGCTGAGCCCCCCGCacaggggagggggcagcgggctGCCCTCCACATGCCTGCTCCCCTTTGTCCCAGCAACTCTACGCCAACCTTTCCgcttttttcccatccttttattcccccgccccccttcctcctccttttctgtccCCTTTCCAGTAGCTGGGGGTGTTTGAAAGGTGGCCTGCAAAAGGctggctctgcctgcagcccgcTCTCTCTAACAAGGGTTTAAAGCCAGCTGGAGGCACCCAGCGCTCAGCTGCACAAGATGCCTTATCCCTGCAGCAGAAAGAGCTTTTCTCCCACCACTTGCACTCGAGTGCAATTGTTTTCCCAAGTTTGGGACAGTCTGTCAAAGTACCACATCTCCTCTGGGACCTTAGTGGGTCAAACCAGCAGCAGCCGAGCTTTTTCCAGgctgcaggctggcaggagcATGCATTGGTTTAACTCCTGCAAGctacttttcttttaataaaaaacaaataccTGGGCTGATGCCTTTCACCTGGTTTATctgccagagctgcctgcagcaaaTGCTTGGGGTGAGCTGGGAAAAGGATGGCTAAGGGGGTGTTTGCAGGATGGTTTGCTCATCGTGGTGAAGATCTTCCTGTTTGCTCGCCTTGGAATTCATTTTCCTGGGTACAGAGCAGCAGGGAATGGAACAAAAAGCTGCAAAGATTTGTCTCCAGTCCCTTAGGCTTCCCTCCCACCGCTGCCGCCCCCAGCACAGTGTTTTGGCTGACACGATAGCTTTTCCCAGGAGGGAGCCAGTGCCATGCCAAGGCAGCCGGTCTGCCTGGGCATCGCTTGCCTGCTGGTGTGGGGCTCATCCATCACAAGGGAGAGGAGACAGCCCAGCTCTAGTCCAGAAATGGCCTTGGGGAGCCCCAAGGGTGGGAGAGGTGGTTTGAGATGTAGAGCTCTCTCCTGTGAAAGGAAGGTGCTGGGTCCGCGGTGAAATACAGAGCAAGGCTCAGGGTTGTGTCCAGCCACAAGCAAGATGCAAACTGATCTGGGAGAGAGGAAAACGTGCGTGGCACAGGGATGGGAAATCCAGCTAGTTTACAAGTGCAGGGGTCGGCATTTTCTAAGGTTTCTGCTGATGCAGGCAGATTTGGTGGAAGGGAAAAAGAGCAGTTCAAGGCATctcaaaactgcatttcagaagaGCCTATCTGGCTCCTGTAAGCATTGTATGGGGCTGTGGGTGAAAGCCAGCCCAGGGCTTTAAAGCTGAGCCCCTATAAATGGCCTCACTGTTACAGCTGCACGTGCATCTTCTGCAGCAACCCCTTCTCTTTTCAGTGCAAGTCTGGGTGCAAACCACACCTGCCCGGGAAAAGGATACTGCTGAGTAATATTTGTAGGGAGAAGACACAGCAGAAGATGCCTTGCTGGGGGAAGCAGGTGGAGAATAAAGGCTAAGGCATTCCCCATGTTCTCACCTCGGTGATTCGCAAGCGGCCTCCGCTGCGGTTGTGGTTTGGATGCTTTGTGGGAAGCGGTTTCTGCGGACAGGAGATGCAGCAGCTCAATGCCAGCCGGGGGTGAAGCCTGGGCCCTGCTGCCCCTCGCTGGgtcctgcttcccagctgctggggcCGGCGGGCTGCTTTCTGGCTAGGGTTTGCTGGGAAAGTACTGCAGTGTTGTTCAGAGACACCAGAGGGGACCCGTG is part of the Strix uralensis isolate ZFMK-TIS-50842 chromosome 7, bStrUra1, whole genome shotgun sequence genome and encodes:
- the C7H10orf105 gene encoding uncharacterized protein C10orf105 homolog — encoded protein: MSTEDTGNGTSPTPPLLGLLVSTTELVLPSPASPEKADPLPIIVALICIFVLLATFLIFVTLCKPVALEQSGSGPQEYMPHHPVDASEPQLRLWKRLGSLRCSINTFRRSRPVSQSQLACPRSSPTSQDWDVIESTKM